The following are encoded in a window of Chryseobacterium sp. genomic DNA:
- the gldL gene encoding gliding motility protein GldL — MIGRVFGTKDGIYNFVYSFGAAIVILGAWLKITHLSLGPITGNVALTVGLVTEAIIFVIFAFDPPKSEESYAWENVYPELLDKHAKPNPLHANVELGNKQQMMLDMENSLSSKLDKMLEEARLDVGLFERLRAGIDKFSNSVDQINQTVDVSASTHKYNEQLNRAASHMESMNQLYAMQLEEGQKQAEYNRRYVADLEKSAEHSAKFNEELHGLTSNLNNLNRVYGGMLTAMKS; from the coding sequence ATGATCGGAAGAGTTTTCGGAACAAAGGACGGTATATATAACTTTGTCTATTCATTTGGTGCCGCTATTGTAATTTTAGGTGCCTGGCTAAAAATTACCCACCTTAGCTTAGGACCCATCACGGGAAATGTTGCCCTTACGGTTGGTCTTGTAACTGAGGCTATTATCTTCGTAATTTTTGCCTTTGACCCACCTAAGTCTGAGGAAAGCTATGCCTGGGAAAATGTATATCCGGAGTTGCTGGACAAGCACGCCAAGCCAAACCCGCTTCATGCCAATGTAGAATTAGGTAACAAGCAGCAAATGATGCTGGATATGGAAAATTCACTGAGCAGCAAGCTTGACAAAATGCTGGAAGAGGCCCGACTGGACGTAGGTCTTTTTGAGAGACTTAGAGCAGGTATCGATAAGTTTTCCAACTCTGTAGACCAGATTAACCAGACTGTTGACGTTTCTGCTTCTACACACAAATATAATGAGCAGCTGAACAGAGCAGCTTCACACATGGAAAGTATGAACCAGCTTTATGCTATGCAGTTGGAAGAGGGTCAGAAGCAGGCTGAATACAACAGAAGATATGTAGCGGATCTTGAGAAATCAGCTGAGCATTCTGCTAAGTTTAACGAAGAACTACACGGTCTAACTTCTAATCTGAACAACCTTAATAGAGTTTACGGAGGTATGCTTACTGCAATGAAGTCCTAA
- the gldM gene encoding gliding motility protein GldM, translated as MAQGKQTPRQKMINLMYLVFIAMMALNIDAEIIRSYYESTQSLRDTRQLTETKNTEIFEVTLEAKAAAVPDTYAQPWEQYKVLKGKIDDLVAHVDQVKDKVKKDSEFFEFHPETNQPIDISENFTALNNNTATTQYFFNDGDETVPSNNANVLKQKMDDVRNYITQTFGNNANMKSLVDRANKSLRTEYPKDSKLEDKTWLQSKFYNQPLIAAISNLEIIQNDARNVQSDALALMLQEKVDASIKFNQYDAIVKAPTDVVQGTKAEATVYLASYSNSDKIRISGVNRTENGKGIIGLNTGGLGERKIGGTITVQMANGEPVTIPYTHTYNVIAGQKEVQFETGATISADKMNVLYRGLENPISGAILGVDNSRLSLSAPGANVKSAGAGKWIVTPTTGTTIKLTVSGTGPRGTQSKTFDFRVKGVPAAQGQIRDKNVVSMPASSISKQLVTATIPDFDFPVTFTVTGFKFKVAGRAATYITGNSLQSVEGITKTLRSGDAAWIFDIEATASGLGNQRLKNITPVVINVQ; from the coding sequence ATGGCACAAGGAAAACAGACTCCACGTCAGAAAATGATTAACCTGATGTATTTAGTGTTCATCGCGATGATGGCGTTAAATATTGATGCGGAGATCATCAGATCCTATTATGAGTCCACTCAGTCACTGCGCGATACACGCCAGCTTACTGAGACCAAGAATACTGAAATCTTTGAGGTAACTCTTGAAGCCAAAGCGGCTGCGGTTCCCGATACCTATGCACAGCCCTGGGAGCAGTACAAGGTGCTGAAAGGTAAGATTGATGATCTTGTCGCTCATGTTGATCAGGTGAAAGATAAAGTAAAGAAGGATTCCGAATTTTTTGAATTCCATCCTGAAACCAATCAGCCTATTGATATCAGTGAGAACTTTACTGCCCTTAATAACAATACAGCTACAACTCAGTATTTCTTTAATGATGGTGATGAGACTGTTCCGTCTAACAACGCGAACGTTCTTAAGCAGAAGATGGATGATGTGCGTAATTACATCACACAGACATTTGGTAATAACGCCAATATGAAGTCTTTAGTAGACCGTGCAAATAAATCATTGAGAACCGAATACCCAAAAGATAGCAAACTTGAGGATAAAACTTGGTTGCAGTCTAAATTCTACAACCAGCCGCTTATCGCTGCAATCTCCAATCTGGAAATCATTCAGAATGATGCACGTAATGTTCAGTCGGACGCCTTGGCTCTTATGCTGCAGGAAAAAGTGGATGCGAGTATTAAATTCAACCAGTATGACGCGATTGTAAAAGCACCTACCGATGTAGTACAGGGCACTAAAGCTGAAGCTACTGTTTATCTTGCATCTTACTCCAACAGTGACAAGATCCGTATTTCCGGTGTTAACAGAACGGAGAATGGTAAGGGGATTATCGGTTTGAACACCGGTGGGCTTGGTGAAAGAAAAATTGGAGGTACCATTACGGTACAAATGGCGAACGGTGAACCTGTGACTATTCCTTACACCCATACATACAACGTAATTGCGGGACAGAAGGAAGTTCAGTTTGAAACCGGCGCAACAATATCTGCCGATAAGATGAACGTTCTCTACCGTGGACTTGAAAACCCGATTTCAGGAGCGATCCTGGGTGTGGACAATTCCAGACTTTCTCTATCAGCACCTGGTGCCAATGTGAAGAGTGCAGGAGCAGGAAAGTGGATTGTTACACCAACTACAGGTACAACAATCAAGTTGACTGTTTCCGGTACCGGTCCAAGAGGCACACAGTCCAAAACATTTGATTTCCGGGTGAAAGGTGTACCTGCAGCTCAGGGTCAGATCAGGGATAAGAATGTGGTTAGTATGCCTGCATCATCAATCAGCAAGCAGTTGGTTACGGCGACTATTCCGGACTTCGACTTCCCGGTTACATTTACCGTGACAGGTTTCAAGTTCAAAGTAGCAGGACGTGCCGCAACTTATATTACAGGAAACAGTCTTCAGTCTGTTGAAGGTATTACTAAGACCCTGCGTTCCGGAGATGCTGCCTGGATCTTCGATATCGAAGCTACGGCCAGCGGATTGGGTAACCAAAGGTTGAAGAATATCACCCCGGTTGTAATCAATGTTCAGTAA